The following coding sequences are from one Pseudonocardia sp. EC080619-01 window:
- a CDS encoding dihydroorotase has product MTDLLITNARPYGEDPVDVLVADGVVSAVGTGLTAPDGVEVLDAKGAVLLPGLVDLHVHLREPGGEESETIETGSRAAALGGFTAVFAMPNTDPVADSDVVVEHVWRRGAEIGLVDVHPVGAVTVGLGGEKLAELGTMTDSRAGVRMFSDDGRCVNDPLIMRRALEYASALDVVIAQHAEDHRLTGGAQAHEGAAAARLGLTGWPATAEETIVARDCALAREAGARLHVCHISTARTIEVLRAAKAQGVQVSAEVTPHHLLLTDSRLSSYDPVNKVNPPLRTADDTRAMREALAEGVIDVVATDHAPHAQQYKDTEWQAAKPGMLGLQTALSVLIETMVEPGLLDWHGVARVLSERPAEIGRLPDQGRPIAEGEPASFALVDPDAVWTVRGANLASKAANTPYEGMRLPGAVVATVLRGRITAQDGKVRE; this is encoded by the coding sequence ATGACCGACCTGCTGATCACCAACGCCCGGCCCTACGGCGAGGACCCGGTCGACGTGCTCGTCGCCGACGGTGTCGTCTCGGCCGTCGGGACCGGCCTGACCGCCCCCGACGGCGTCGAGGTGCTCGACGCGAAGGGCGCCGTCCTGCTGCCGGGGCTCGTCGACCTGCACGTCCACCTGCGCGAGCCCGGTGGCGAGGAGTCCGAGACGATCGAGACCGGCAGCCGCGCCGCGGCACTGGGCGGGTTCACCGCGGTGTTCGCGATGCCGAACACCGACCCGGTCGCCGACTCCGACGTCGTCGTCGAGCACGTGTGGCGGCGCGGCGCCGAGATCGGGCTGGTCGACGTCCACCCGGTCGGCGCCGTCACCGTCGGGCTGGGCGGCGAGAAGCTCGCCGAGCTGGGCACGATGACCGACTCGCGGGCCGGCGTCCGGATGTTCTCCGACGACGGCCGCTGCGTGAACGACCCGCTGATCATGCGCCGGGCGCTGGAGTACGCCTCCGCGCTCGACGTCGTGATCGCCCAGCACGCCGAGGACCACCGGCTCACCGGCGGCGCGCAGGCGCACGAGGGCGCGGCAGCGGCCCGGCTCGGCCTGACCGGCTGGCCCGCCACCGCCGAGGAGACGATCGTCGCCCGGGACTGCGCGCTGGCCCGTGAGGCCGGCGCCCGGCTGCACGTCTGCCACATCTCGACCGCCCGCACCATCGAGGTGCTGCGCGCAGCGAAGGCGCAGGGCGTGCAGGTGTCCGCCGAGGTCACCCCGCACCACCTGCTGCTCACCGACAGCCGGCTGTCGAGCTACGACCCGGTCAACAAGGTGAACCCGCCGCTGCGCACCGCGGACGACACCCGCGCGATGCGGGAGGCGCTGGCCGAGGGCGTGATCGACGTCGTCGCCACCGACCACGCCCCGCACGCGCAGCAGTACAAGGACACCGAGTGGCAGGCCGCGAAGCCGGGCATGCTGGGCCTGCAGACGGCGCTGTCGGTGCTGATCGAGACCATGGTCGAGCCGGGTCTGCTGGACTGGCACGGCGTGGCGCGGGTGCTCTCCGAGCGCCCCGCGGAGATCGGGAGACTGCCCGACCAGGGCCGTCCGATCGCGGAGGGGGAGCCGGCGTCGTTCGCGCTCGTCGACCCGGACGCGGTGTGGACGGTCCGGGGGGCGAACCTGGCGAGCAAGGCGGCGAACACGCCGTACGAGGGAATGCGGCTGCCCGGAGCGGTGGTCGCGACGGTTCTGCGTGGCCGGATCACGGCGCAGGACGGGAAGGTTCGGGAATGA
- the carB gene encoding carbamoyl-phosphate synthase large subunit, which yields MPRRDDIQHVMVIGSGPIVIGQACEFDYSGTQACRVLQAEGIRVSLVNSNPATIMTDPEFADATYVEPITPEFVEKVIATERPDAILATLGGQTALNTAIALHENGVLERYGVELIGADVEAIERGEDRLKFKDIVTQVGGDVPRSRVCHSMDEVRAAAGELGLPVVIRPSFTMGGLGSGMAHSSDELDRLAGAGLDASPVTEVLIEESVLGWKEYELELMRDHHDNVVVVCSIENLDPMGVHTGDSITVAPAMTLTDREYQHMRDVGIAVLRAVGVDTGGCNIQFAIHPETGRLVVIEMNPRVSRSSALASKATGFPIAKIAARLAVGYTLDEIRNDITGETLAAFEPALDYVAVKIPRFAFEKFPGADPELTTTMKSVGEAMSLGRSFPEALGKALRSMERDRAGFWTTPDPEGEPSYTTPVDGRIYEVERALRSGQSVDDVAKASGIDPWFVDQIALLGEIRAELEAAPVLDAGLLRRAKRYGLSDRQLAAVRPEFAGEDGVRSLRHRLGIRPVYKTVDTCAAEFAAKTPYHYSAYETDPAAESEIAPQTERPKVLILGSGPNRIGQGIEFDYSCVHAVMALREAGFETVMVNCNPETVSTDYDTADRLYFEPLTFEDVLEVVHAEQESGTVAGVIVQLGGQTPLGLAQRLTEAGVPVVGTSAAAIDLAEDRGEFGEVLRKAGLPAPEFGMATSFDGAREIASRIGYPVLVRPSYVLGGRGMEIVYDESSLAGYIARATTISSNRPVLVDKFLDDAIEIDVDALCDGEDVYLGGVMEHIEEAGVHSGDSSCTLPPITLGSSVMVKVREATAAIAHGVGVRGLLNVQYALHGDVLYVLEANPRASRTVPFVSKATSVPLAKAAARIMLGATIAELRTEGLLPAAGDGGALPADSPVAVKEAVLPFNRFRNTAGQGVDPLLGPEMKSTGEVMGFDSAFGRAFAKSQAAAYGSLPTSGKVFVSIADRDKRAMVFPVRRLADIGFEVLATEGTAEMLRRNGIEVTVVRKHSEGSSTENPTIVDTILAGDVDLIVNTPVGNPGPRVDGYEIRAAAVSRGVPCVTTVQGAAAAVQGIEALASGGLGVRSLQQAHAALRTGE from the coding sequence ATGCCCCGCCGCGACGACATCCAGCACGTGATGGTGATCGGCTCCGGTCCGATCGTCATCGGCCAGGCCTGCGAGTTCGACTACTCCGGCACCCAGGCGTGCCGGGTCCTGCAGGCCGAGGGGATCCGCGTCTCGCTGGTCAACTCCAACCCGGCGACGATCATGACCGACCCGGAGTTCGCCGACGCCACCTACGTCGAGCCGATCACCCCCGAGTTCGTCGAGAAGGTCATCGCCACCGAGCGCCCGGACGCGATCCTCGCGACCCTGGGCGGGCAGACCGCGCTGAACACCGCGATCGCCCTGCACGAGAACGGCGTCCTGGAGCGCTACGGCGTCGAGCTGATCGGCGCCGACGTCGAGGCCATCGAGCGCGGCGAGGACCGGCTGAAGTTCAAGGACATCGTCACCCAGGTCGGCGGCGACGTGCCGCGGTCCCGGGTCTGCCACTCGATGGACGAGGTCCGGGCCGCCGCGGGCGAGCTCGGGCTGCCGGTGGTCATCCGGCCGTCGTTCACCATGGGCGGGCTCGGCTCGGGCATGGCGCACTCGTCCGACGAGCTGGACCGCCTGGCCGGTGCCGGGCTCGACGCCTCCCCGGTCACCGAGGTCCTCATCGAGGAATCGGTGCTCGGCTGGAAGGAGTACGAGCTCGAGCTCATGCGCGACCACCACGACAACGTGGTCGTCGTCTGCTCGATCGAGAACCTCGACCCGATGGGCGTGCACACCGGTGACTCGATCACCGTCGCGCCCGCGATGACGCTGACCGACCGCGAGTACCAGCACATGCGCGACGTCGGCATCGCCGTGCTGCGCGCGGTCGGGGTCGACACCGGCGGCTGCAACATCCAGTTCGCGATCCACCCGGAGACCGGGCGCCTGGTCGTGATCGAGATGAACCCGCGGGTGTCCCGGTCGTCGGCGCTGGCGTCGAAGGCCACCGGGTTCCCGATCGCGAAGATCGCCGCCCGGCTGGCCGTCGGCTACACGCTCGACGAGATCCGCAACGACATCACCGGCGAGACCCTCGCGGCGTTCGAGCCCGCGCTGGACTACGTCGCGGTGAAGATCCCGCGGTTCGCGTTCGAGAAGTTCCCCGGCGCCGACCCCGAGCTGACGACGACCATGAAGTCGGTCGGCGAGGCCATGTCGCTCGGCCGCTCGTTCCCCGAGGCGCTGGGCAAGGCGCTGCGCTCGATGGAGCGGGACCGCGCCGGGTTCTGGACGACGCCCGACCCGGAGGGGGAGCCCTCCTACACGACCCCGGTCGACGGCCGCATCTACGAGGTCGAGCGGGCGCTGCGCTCGGGCCAGTCGGTCGACGACGTCGCCAAGGCGTCCGGGATCGACCCGTGGTTCGTCGACCAGATCGCGCTGCTCGGCGAGATCCGCGCCGAGCTGGAGGCGGCCCCGGTGCTCGACGCCGGGCTGCTGCGCCGGGCGAAGCGGTACGGCCTGTCCGACCGGCAGCTCGCCGCCGTCCGGCCCGAGTTCGCCGGCGAGGACGGCGTGCGGAGCCTGCGGCACCGGCTCGGGATCCGGCCGGTCTACAAGACCGTCGACACCTGCGCCGCGGAGTTCGCCGCGAAGACCCCGTACCACTACTCGGCCTACGAGACCGATCCCGCGGCCGAGTCGGAGATCGCCCCGCAGACCGAGCGGCCGAAGGTGCTCATCCTCGGTTCCGGGCCGAACCGGATCGGGCAGGGCATCGAGTTCGACTACTCGTGCGTGCACGCGGTGATGGCGCTGCGCGAGGCCGGGTTCGAGACCGTGATGGTCAACTGCAACCCGGAGACGGTGTCGACCGACTACGACACCGCCGACCGTCTCTACTTCGAGCCGCTGACCTTCGAGGACGTCCTCGAGGTCGTGCACGCCGAGCAGGAGTCCGGCACGGTCGCGGGCGTGATCGTCCAGCTCGGCGGCCAGACGCCGCTCGGGCTGGCGCAGCGGCTCACCGAGGCCGGGGTGCCGGTCGTCGGGACGTCGGCGGCGGCGATCGACCTGGCCGAGGACCGCGGCGAGTTCGGCGAGGTGCTCCGCAAGGCGGGCCTGCCCGCGCCGGAGTTCGGGATGGCCACCAGCTTCGACGGTGCCCGGGAGATCGCGTCCCGGATCGGCTACCCCGTGCTGGTGCGGCCGTCCTACGTCCTCGGCGGGCGCGGCATGGAGATCGTCTACGACGAGTCGTCGCTGGCCGGCTACATCGCCCGCGCCACCACGATCTCGTCGAACCGCCCGGTGCTGGTCGACAAGTTCCTCGACGACGCCATCGAGATCGACGTCGACGCCCTGTGCGACGGCGAGGACGTCTACCTCGGCGGCGTCATGGAGCACATCGAGGAGGCCGGGGTGCACTCCGGTGACTCGTCGTGCACGCTGCCGCCGATCACCCTGGGCTCCTCGGTGATGGTGAAGGTGCGGGAGGCGACCGCGGCGATCGCGCACGGCGTCGGCGTGCGGGGCCTGCTCAACGTGCAGTACGCCCTGCACGGCGACGTGCTCTACGTGCTGGAGGCCAACCCGCGGGCGTCGCGGACCGTGCCGTTCGTGTCGAAGGCGACCTCGGTGCCGCTGGCCAAGGCCGCGGCCCGGATCATGCTCGGCGCGACGATCGCCGAGCTGCGCACCGAGGGGCTGCTCCCGGCGGCCGGCGACGGCGGGGCGCTCCCGGCCGACTCGCCGGTGGCGGTCAAGGAGGCGGTGCTGCCCTTCAACCGGTTCCGCAACACCGCGGGCCAGGGCGTCGACCCGCTGCTCGGCCCGGAGATGAAGTCCACCGGTGAGGTCATGGGCTTCGACTCGGCGTTCGGCCGGGCGTTCGCGAAGTCGCAGGCCGCCGCCTACGGCTCGCTGCCTACCTCGGGCAAGGTGTTCGTCTCGATCGCCGACCGCGACAAGCGGGCCATGGTGTTCCCGGTGCGTCGGCTCGCCGACATCGGCTTCGAGGTGCTCGCCACCGAGGGCACGGCGGAGATGCTGCGCCGCAACGGGATCGAGGTCACCGTGGTGCGCAAGCACTCGGAGGGGTCGAGCACGGAGAATCCGACGATCGTCGACACGATCCTCGCGGGCGACGTCGACCTGATCGTCAACACCCCGGTCGGGAACCCGGGCCCGCGTGTCGACGGCTACGAGATCCGGGCCGCCGCGGTCTCCCGCGGTGTCCCGTGCGTCACCACCGTGCAGGGGGCCGCTGCGGCGGTGCAGGGCATCGAGGCGCTCGCCTCCGGCGGGCTCGGCGTGCGGTCGCTGCAGCAGGCGCACGCCGCCCTGCGGACCGGCGAGTGA